A section of the Sphingomonas ginsenosidivorax genome encodes:
- a CDS encoding tyrosine recombinase, with amino-acid sequence MSLVDHALIDRFLEMMMAEAGAAPNTVAAYRSDLTLASQALSGRLADADADALVRLSGGWASLSRATVSRKSASLRRFFAFLADEGHRADDPGQSLPRPGTARPLPRILSHADVDRLFAAIAERLAREISDPNDLRLAALIELLYGSGLRATELVSLPRAAVHPDRPFLILRGKGGRERLVPISDRARAAVAAWREHVAADRAWLFPSGKGHLSRIRLYQLVKALAADAGIPPDRVSPHVLRHAFATHLLEGGADLRALQSMLGHADIATTEIYTHVDSSRLVELVNTRHPLADIPPRVDAPPRAP; translated from the coding sequence ATGAGCCTGGTCGATCACGCGCTGATCGACCGCTTCCTCGAAATGATGATGGCCGAGGCGGGCGCTGCGCCGAACACGGTGGCGGCGTATCGCAGCGACCTGACGCTCGCGTCGCAGGCTTTGAGTGGTCGGCTGGCGGACGCGGATGCCGACGCCCTGGTGCGGCTGTCGGGTGGCTGGGCGTCGTTGTCGCGCGCGACCGTGAGCCGCAAATCGGCATCGCTGCGGCGGTTCTTCGCGTTCCTCGCGGACGAGGGCCACCGCGCCGACGATCCGGGCCAGTCGCTGCCCCGGCCCGGCACCGCGCGCCCGCTGCCCAGGATCCTCAGCCATGCCGATGTCGATCGGCTGTTTGCGGCGATCGCCGAGCGGCTCGCGCGCGAGATCTCGGACCCGAACGACCTGCGGCTCGCCGCGCTGATCGAGCTGCTCTACGGCTCCGGGCTGCGCGCGACCGAGCTCGTCAGCCTGCCGCGCGCCGCGGTGCACCCCGATCGCCCGTTCCTGATCCTGCGCGGCAAGGGCGGGCGCGAGCGGCTCGTGCCGATCTCCGATCGCGCGCGCGCCGCCGTCGCCGCGTGGCGCGAGCATGTCGCGGCCGACCGCGCCTGGCTGTTCCCCTCGGGCAAGGGCCATCTCTCGCGGATCCGGCTGTATCAGCTCGTCAAGGCGCTCGCCGCCGACGCCGGGATCCCGCCCGACCGCGTCTCGCCGCACGTGCTCCGCCACGCCTTCGCGACGCATCTGCTGGAGGGCGGGGCGGACCTGCGCGCGCTGCAATCGATGCTCGGCCATGCCGATATCGCGACCACCGAAATCTATACGCATGTCGATTCGAGCCGGCTGGTCGAGCTGGTCAACACGCGCCACCCGCTCGCCGACATCCCGCCTCGCGTTGACGCGCCGCCGCGCGCACCGTAA
- a CDS encoding shikimate kinase, which produces MLQSHNPDTGPAKGQRAPRPIVLVGLMGVGKTTVGRRLAQRLKLPFVDADHEIEAAAGMTVAEIFERFGEPYFRDGERRVIARLVDGTPKVIATGGGAFIDDATRALILSASTAIWLSARPEVLAERVGRRDTRPLLRNRNAKEVLSELARVRNPIYAQAHIHIASQKAPHEATVAAILKALRA; this is translated from the coding sequence ATGTTGCAAAGCCACAACCCCGATACCGGACCCGCGAAGGGGCAACGGGCCCCTCGCCCGATCGTGCTGGTGGGCCTGATGGGCGTCGGCAAGACCACGGTCGGCCGCCGCCTGGCGCAGCGCCTGAAGCTGCCCTTCGTCGACGCCGATCATGAGATCGAGGCCGCGGCGGGGATGACGGTCGCCGAAATCTTCGAGCGGTTCGGCGAGCCCTATTTCCGCGACGGCGAGCGCCGGGTGATCGCACGGCTGGTCGACGGCACGCCCAAGGTCATCGCGACCGGCGGCGGCGCGTTCATCGACGATGCGACGCGCGCGCTGATCCTGTCCGCCTCGACCGCGATCTGGCTGAGCGCGCGGCCCGAGGTGCTCGCCGAGCGCGTCGGCCGCCGCGACACCCGCCCGCTGCTGCGCAACCGCAATGCGAAGGAAGTGCTGTCCGAACTGGCGCGCGTCCGCAACCCGATCTACGCGCAGGCGCACATCCACATCGCCAGCCAGAAGGCGCCGCACGAGGCGACCGTGGCGGCCATCCTGAAGGCACTCCGCGCATGA
- the aroB gene encoding 3-dehydroquinate synthase, which translates to MKTITVDLGARTYPILIEAGLLARAADHLAPLARGRMMAIVTDENLAPHLATLQGALTAAGVESEAIVLTPGEGSKSWATLEALCDRLLDLGIERGDHVIALGGGVIGDLVGFACAILKRGCKFVQIPTSLLAQVDSSVGGKTAINTRAGKNLIGAFHQPAMVLIDPAVLDTLPARELRAGYAEVVKYGLIDDFAFFEWCEANGAALLAGDLALREHAIAHAVAAKARIVAADEHETNGTRALLNLGHTFGHALEAETGFSQALIHGEGVAAGCALAFGFSAAQGLCAGQDAARVAAHWHSVGLPDGLASARIDASGATLVEHMRHDKKMAAGTLPFLLARGIGQTYLDKTVDLGDVERFLDAQPR; encoded by the coding sequence ATGAAGACGATCACCGTGGATCTGGGCGCGCGGACCTATCCGATCCTGATCGAGGCCGGGCTGCTCGCGCGCGCCGCCGATCATTTGGCGCCGCTGGCGCGGGGCCGGATGATGGCGATCGTCACCGACGAGAACCTCGCGCCGCATCTGGCGACGCTGCAGGGCGCGCTGACCGCCGCGGGGGTCGAGAGCGAGGCGATCGTGCTTACGCCTGGCGAAGGCAGCAAGAGCTGGGCGACGCTGGAGGCGCTGTGCGACCGGCTGCTCGACCTGGGGATCGAGCGCGGCGACCATGTGATCGCGCTGGGCGGCGGGGTGATCGGCGACCTGGTCGGCTTCGCCTGCGCGATCCTCAAGCGCGGGTGCAAATTCGTGCAGATCCCGACCAGCCTGCTGGCGCAGGTCGACAGCTCGGTCGGCGGCAAGACCGCGATCAACACGCGCGCGGGCAAGAACCTGATCGGCGCGTTCCACCAGCCGGCGATGGTGCTGATCGACCCTGCGGTGCTCGACACGCTGCCGGCGCGCGAGCTGCGCGCGGGCTATGCCGAGGTCGTCAAATACGGGCTGATCGACGATTTCGCGTTCTTCGAATGGTGCGAGGCGAACGGCGCGGCGTTGCTGGCCGGCGACCTCGCGTTGCGCGAACATGCGATCGCGCACGCGGTGGCGGCGAAGGCGCGGATCGTCGCGGCGGACGAGCACGAGACCAACGGCACGCGCGCGCTGCTCAACCTGGGGCATACGTTCGGGCATGCGCTGGAGGCGGAAACCGGGTTCTCGCAGGCGCTGATTCACGGCGAGGGCGTCGCCGCAGGCTGTGCGCTGGCGTTCGGCTTCTCCGCTGCGCAGGGGCTGTGTGCGGGGCAGGATGCGGCGCGGGTGGCCGCGCATTGGCACAGCGTCGGGCTGCCCGACGGGCTGGCCTCCGCGCGGATCGATGCGAGCGGCGCGACTTTGGTCGAGCATATGCGGCACGACAAGAAGATGGCGGCGGGCACCCTGCCCTTCCTGCTCGCGCGCGGGATCGGGCAGACCTATCTCGACAAGACGGTGGACCTCGGCGACGTCGAGCGTTTCCTCGACGCGCAGCCGCGCTGA
- a CDS encoding DUF2256 domain-containing protein, whose amino-acid sequence MPTGVKKQNLPSKICPACERPFSWRKKWERDWESVVYCSDRCRKAR is encoded by the coding sequence ATGCCGACAGGGGTCAAGAAGCAGAATTTGCCCAGCAAGATCTGCCCGGCGTGCGAGCGGCCGTTTTCGTGGCGGAAGAAATGGGAGCGGGACTGGGAGAGCGTTGTCTATTGCTCGGATCGGTGCCGGAAGGCGCGGTAG
- a CDS encoding DUF423 domain-containing protein — translation MILIVLAALSGALAVAAGAFGAHGASGSAAEWLRTGAQYQLVHVVAALVAARMEARGPAWLFVVGAAIFAITLYAMALGAPRWFGAITPVGGALLIGGWLWLAWSASR, via the coding sequence ATGATCTTGATCGTCCTCGCCGCGCTGTCGGGCGCCCTCGCGGTGGCCGCTGGCGCGTTCGGCGCGCACGGCGCCAGCGGGTCGGCCGCCGAATGGCTGCGGACCGGCGCGCAGTATCAGCTCGTCCACGTCGTCGCCGCCCTCGTCGCGGCGCGGATGGAGGCGCGCGGACCGGCTTGGCTGTTCGTGGTGGGCGCGGCGATCTTCGCGATCACGCTCTACGCGATGGCATTGGGCGCGCCGCGCTGGTTCGGCGCGATCACGCCCGTCGGCGGCGCGCTGCTGATCGGCGGGTGGCTATGGCTCGCGTGGAGTGCATCCCGCTAG
- a CDS encoding cation:proton antiporter translates to MHEGTTSLLRDGVVLLGAGLVFVLLFRKLGLGATLGYLVAGAVVGPHVLGLVGDAEAKLGIAELGITLLLFLVGLELNPSRLWRMKEEIFGLGLLQVVLCGLAITAIVWVAHFSPTAALALGLPLALSSTAQVLPMLQSSGRMRTPFGERAFSILLFQDLSIVPLITIVAAMSRNPADANAPPGWLLAIYTVLAVGGLIIAGRFLLRPMFRLIGNLGEREMFVFAGLFTVIASAAIMEMLGLSTALGAFIAGVMLADSPYRHELEADVEPFRSILLGLFFLAVGMLLNLQAIADRPLFVIAMALALIATKTAVITGIGMAFKMTWRQAFALGLLLSQGGEFGFVLFAQAQAGYLIAPEAASLFGAIITLSMATTPFLMGVTRRFRAEPIVAGGERAGPQADGANAIIVGYGRFGQTVGQMLLLQGIPVTLIDTDIVMIDIAREFGAKVYYGDGTRLDLLRQAGAADAELICFCMDGDQIEPDTLDGIHSAFPKASIYVRVFDRRALVKLKKTSADFVVREVLESAVKMARLALRGLGVSPADIDRAEDKYRSKDKERLAIQIEAGDLRAARSETAERFPWGNEPR, encoded by the coding sequence ATGCACGAAGGCACGACGTCCCTGCTGCGCGACGGTGTCGTCCTGCTCGGGGCGGGGCTCGTCTTCGTCCTGCTGTTTCGCAAGCTCGGGCTCGGCGCGACGCTCGGCTATCTCGTCGCGGGCGCGGTGGTCGGCCCGCACGTGCTCGGGCTGGTCGGCGATGCGGAGGCGAAGCTCGGGATCGCCGAGCTCGGCATCACCCTGCTCCTCTTCCTCGTCGGGCTCGAGCTCAATCCGTCGCGGCTGTGGCGGATGAAGGAGGAGATCTTCGGGCTCGGCCTGCTCCAGGTCGTGCTGTGCGGGCTCGCCATCACCGCGATCGTCTGGGTCGCGCATTTCTCGCCCACCGCAGCGCTCGCGCTCGGCCTGCCGCTCGCGCTGTCGTCGACCGCGCAGGTGCTGCCGATGCTGCAGAGCTCGGGGCGGATGCGCACCCCGTTCGGCGAGCGGGCCTTCTCGATCCTGCTCTTCCAGGACCTCTCGATCGTGCCCCTGATCACGATCGTCGCGGCGATGAGCCGCAACCCCGCCGATGCCAACGCGCCGCCGGGCTGGCTGCTCGCGATCTACACCGTGCTCGCGGTCGGCGGGCTGATCATCGCCGGCCGCTTCCTGCTGCGCCCGATGTTCCGTCTCATCGGCAATCTCGGCGAGCGCGAGATGTTCGTGTTCGCCGGCCTCTTCACCGTCATCGCCAGCGCCGCGATCATGGAGATGCTCGGCCTGTCGACCGCGCTCGGCGCGTTCATCGCCGGCGTGATGCTCGCCGACAGCCCGTACCGCCACGAACTGGAAGCGGACGTCGAGCCGTTCCGATCGATCCTGCTCGGGCTGTTCTTCCTCGCGGTCGGCATGCTGCTCAACCTGCAGGCGATCGCCGACCGCCCGCTGTTCGTGATCGCGATGGCGCTCGCGCTGATCGCGACCAAGACGGCGGTGATCACCGGCATCGGCATGGCGTTCAAGATGACGTGGCGCCAGGCGTTCGCGCTCGGGCTGCTGCTCAGCCAGGGCGGCGAGTTCGGCTTCGTGCTCTTCGCGCAGGCGCAGGCCGGCTATCTGATCGCGCCCGAGGCAGCGAGCCTGTTCGGCGCGATCATCACGCTGTCGATGGCGACCACGCCGTTCCTGATGGGCGTCACGCGCCGCTTCCGCGCCGAGCCGATCGTCGCGGGCGGCGAGCGCGCGGGCCCGCAGGCCGACGGCGCCAACGCGATCATCGTCGGCTATGGCCGGTTCGGGCAGACCGTCGGCCAGATGCTGCTGCTGCAGGGCATCCCGGTCACGCTGATCGACACCGATATCGTGATGATCGACATCGCGAGGGAATTCGGTGCGAAGGTCTATTACGGCGACGGCACGCGGCTCGACCTGCTGCGCCAGGCCGGCGCGGCGGATGCCGAACTCATCTGCTTCTGCATGGACGGCGACCAGATCGAGCCCGATACGCTCGACGGCATCCACAGCGCGTTCCCCAAGGCATCGATCTATGTCCGCGTGTTCGACCGCCGCGCGCTGGTGAAGCTCAAGAAGACCTCGGCCGATTTCGTCGTCCGCGAAGTGCTCGAATCCGCGGTCAAGATGGCGCGCCTCGCGCTGCGCGGGCTCGGCGTGTCGCCCGCCGACATCGACCGCGCGGAGGACAAATACCGGTCGAAGGACAAGGAACGCCTCGCGATCCAGATCGAGGCCGGCGACCTCCGCGCCGCGCGGTCCGAGACCGCCGAGCGCTTTCCCTGGGGGAATGAACCGCGATGA
- a CDS encoding iron-sulfur cluster assembly scaffold protein, which produces MTMGIPPEILRHTAYQYPGRLTEPMGSAEKRSPICGSRVIVDVNLNNEGRVSDIGMRVNACAFGQAAATVLAQSLANRTPAELSSLRDNIANWIAGNGDVPDWPGIWDLRPERLNSVRKASVQLAFQAAADAAEAAATAKAAR; this is translated from the coding sequence ATGACGATGGGTATCCCACCGGAAATTCTGCGACATACAGCGTATCAGTACCCTGGCCGGCTTACAGAACCGATGGGATCCGCTGAAAAGCGCTCACCAATTTGCGGCAGCCGAGTCATCGTAGATGTTAATCTGAACAATGAAGGCCGGGTCAGCGATATTGGCATGCGTGTGAACGCGTGCGCGTTTGGCCAAGCCGCTGCAACCGTCTTAGCTCAGAGCTTGGCAAATAGGACACCAGCAGAGTTGTCATCGCTGCGAGATAACATCGCGAATTGGATAGCTGGAAACGGAGACGTTCCTGACTGGCCTGGAATTTGGGATTTACGCCCGGAGCGCCTTAACTCAGTCCGAAAGGCATCAGTCCAACTTGCTTTTCAAGCGGCGGCCGATGCTGCCGAAGCCGCCGCGACCGCCAAGGCGGCGCGCTAA
- a CDS encoding CvpA family protein has product MNLTALDIVVLLAVAGSAVLGLLRGFVTEVLSLFAWIGIVAALKLFHVPLAAMLTPVVGTVSGAAVLAFAIIAGVTYIGGRLVANAIGKRTRTSILGPVDRALGLGFGALKGLILASLAFLLTTLVLDTLHGGPSRRPLWMTTSRTYPLLNATSASIADFVDRRRRGLPVFGARTPLAPTTENVSDPTL; this is encoded by the coding sequence ATGAACCTGACCGCGCTAGACATCGTCGTCCTCCTCGCCGTCGCGGGATCCGCGGTTCTCGGGCTGCTGCGCGGCTTCGTCACCGAAGTGCTGTCGCTGTTCGCGTGGATCGGAATCGTCGCCGCGCTCAAACTCTTCCACGTCCCGCTCGCCGCGATGCTGACGCCGGTCGTCGGGACGGTATCGGGGGCCGCCGTCCTCGCCTTCGCGATCATCGCAGGCGTCACCTATATCGGCGGCCGCCTCGTCGCCAACGCGATCGGCAAGCGGACGCGGACCTCGATCCTCGGACCCGTGGACCGCGCGCTCGGTCTCGGCTTCGGCGCGCTCAAGGGCCTGATTCTCGCCAGCCTCGCCTTCCTGCTGACGACGCTGGTGCTCGACACGCTCCACGGCGGCCCGTCGCGGCGGCCACTCTGGATGACCACCTCGCGCACCTATCCGCTGCTCAACGCGACCAGCGCGAGCATCGCCGATTTCGTCGACCGCCGCCGCCGCGGCCTGCCGGTGTTCGGCGCGCGGACGCCGCTTGCTCCCACCACCGAGAACGTAAGCGATCCAACATTATGA
- the radA gene encoding DNA repair protein RadA has product MAKPQKRYVCQACGSVASRWAGQCADCAEWNTLVEEANTAATPFHSKHNLQTGGRAIQLVGLDAEIKLPDRMATGIAELDRALGGGFVEGSATLIGGDPGIGKSTLLLQAAAKMALAGQSVAYVSGEEAADQVRLRARRLGLGNAPVQLAAATSTRDILTTLQTRPPALLVIDSIQTMHSDLIEGAPGTVSQVRASAQELIRFAKERGTAVVLVGHVTKDGSIAGPRVLEHMVDTVLSFEGERSHQYRILRAIKNRFGGTDEIGVFSMQTEGLAEVGNPSSLFLTHRDDAMTGATVFPALEGTRPVLVEIQALTVRLASGATPRRAVVGWDSGRLAMILAVLEARCGLSFSSAEVYLNIAGGYRVQDPAADLAVAAALISAMSERPVPVDAVAFGEVALSGEIRPVAHGPLRLKEASKLGFERALVPASMTDEKSGMRLQGFKTLAAFVEHMLGRG; this is encoded by the coding sequence ATGGCAAAACCGCAGAAACGTTACGTATGCCAGGCCTGCGGGTCGGTGGCCTCGCGCTGGGCCGGCCAATGCGCCGACTGCGCGGAATGGAACACGCTGGTCGAGGAGGCGAACACCGCCGCGACGCCGTTCCATTCGAAGCACAACCTCCAGACCGGCGGCCGCGCGATCCAGCTGGTCGGGCTCGACGCCGAGATCAAGCTGCCCGACCGCATGGCGACGGGGATCGCCGAACTCGACCGCGCACTGGGCGGCGGCTTCGTGGAAGGCTCAGCGACGCTGATCGGCGGCGACCCCGGCATCGGCAAGTCCACCCTGCTGCTCCAGGCCGCGGCCAAGATGGCACTCGCCGGGCAATCGGTCGCCTATGTCTCGGGCGAGGAAGCCGCCGACCAGGTCCGCCTCCGCGCGCGGCGCCTCGGCCTCGGCAACGCGCCCGTCCAGCTCGCCGCGGCGACCTCGACGCGCGACATCCTGACGACGCTGCAGACCCGGCCGCCCGCCTTGCTCGTGATCGATTCGATCCAGACGATGCACTCCGACCTGATCGAGGGCGCGCCCGGCACCGTCAGCCAGGTCCGCGCCTCCGCGCAGGAACTGATTCGCTTCGCCAAGGAACGCGGCACCGCGGTCGTGCTCGTCGGCCACGTCACCAAGGACGGCAGCATCGCCGGCCCCCGCGTGCTCGAACACATGGTCGACACGGTGCTGAGCTTCGAGGGTGAGCGCAGCCACCAGTACCGCATCCTGCGCGCGATCAAGAACCGCTTCGGCGGCACCGATGAGATCGGCGTGTTCTCGATGCAGACCGAGGGGCTGGCCGAGGTCGGCAACCCGTCGTCGCTGTTCCTGACGCACCGCGACGACGCGATGACCGGCGCCACCGTCTTCCCGGCGCTCGAGGGCACGCGCCCCGTGCTGGTCGAGATCCAGGCGCTGACCGTGCGGCTGGCGAGCGGCGCGACGCCCCGGCGTGCGGTGGTCGGCTGGGATTCGGGACGTCTCGCGATGATCCTCGCGGTGCTCGAGGCGCGGTGCGGGCTCAGCTTCTCCTCGGCCGAAGTCTATCTCAACATCGCCGGCGGCTACCGCGTGCAGGATCCCGCGGCCGACCTCGCGGTCGCGGCGGCGCTGATCTCGGCGATGTCCGAGCGCCCGGTCCCGGTCGACGCGGTCGCGTTCGGCGAGGTCGCGCTGTCGGGCGAGATCCGCCCGGTCGCGCACGGCCCGCTCAGGCTCAAGGAAGCGAGCAAACTCGGCTTCGAACGCGCGCTGGTGCCCGCGTCTATGACGGATGAGAAATCGGGGATGCGGCTGCAGGGGTTCAAGACGCTCGCGGCGTTCGTCGAGCATATGCTCGGGCGGGGATAG
- a CDS encoding PQQ-binding-like beta-propeller repeat protein: MKNAYRLSVAVAALLALGGCGIFKGGAKKTPTVGERVPILVSENEVETDKTIADIQVLLPAAAPNDAWAQPGGNPTHSLGQLALGNAPTRAWQVGINGGSNRERLAAAPVVAENKLFVSDVAAVIHAYAADTGAPLWTTPLTEGKLNASARFGGGVSYDDGKVYATDGVGDVVALNAADGKQLWRVKPGGPLRGSPTVANGSVYVLTQDNQIFSLDQGDGKVQWVQSGTLETQGVFGVAAPAVGQGTVVAGFSSGELSAYRYENGRILWQDALSRTSVTTSVSSLSDIDAAPVIDNGRVYAVGQGGRMVALELATGQRLWEQNFAGISTPWIAGEWLFVVTDDARLVCLSRTNGKARWIAQLQRFQNEKKRSNAVTWYGPVLAGNHLILTNSRGEIVYINPGDGAVASTVETKVPFTLPPIVANSTLYTLDQKGKITAYR; this comes from the coding sequence ATGAAGAACGCCTATCGTCTGAGCGTCGCGGTGGCCGCCCTTCTGGCGCTTGGCGGCTGCGGCATCTTCAAGGGCGGGGCCAAGAAGACCCCGACCGTCGGCGAGCGTGTGCCGATCCTGGTCTCGGAGAACGAGGTCGAGACCGACAAGACGATCGCCGACATCCAGGTCCTGCTCCCCGCCGCCGCGCCCAACGACGCCTGGGCCCAGCCCGGCGGCAACCCGACGCATTCGCTCGGCCAGCTGGCACTCGGCAACGCGCCGACGCGCGCGTGGCAAGTCGGGATAAACGGCGGCTCGAACCGCGAGCGGCTCGCCGCCGCGCCGGTCGTCGCCGAGAACAAGCTGTTCGTGTCCGACGTCGCAGCAGTCATCCACGCCTATGCCGCCGACACCGGCGCGCCGCTCTGGACCACCCCGCTCACCGAGGGCAAGCTCAACGCCAGCGCACGCTTCGGCGGCGGCGTCAGCTATGACGACGGCAAGGTCTATGCGACCGACGGCGTCGGGGACGTCGTCGCGCTCAACGCCGCCGACGGCAAGCAGCTGTGGCGGGTCAAGCCCGGCGGCCCGCTGCGCGGTTCGCCGACGGTCGCGAACGGGTCGGTCTACGTCCTCACGCAGGACAACCAGATCTTCTCGCTCGATCAGGGCGACGGCAAGGTCCAGTGGGTCCAGTCGGGCACGCTCGAGACGCAGGGCGTGTTCGGCGTCGCGGCGCCTGCGGTCGGGCAGGGCACTGTCGTCGCGGGCTTCTCGAGCGGCGAGCTCAGCGCCTATCGCTACGAGAATGGCCGCATCCTGTGGCAGGACGCGCTGTCGCGCACCTCGGTAACGACGTCGGTGTCGAGCCTGTCGGACATCGACGCCGCGCCGGTGATCGACAATGGCCGCGTCTATGCGGTCGGGCAGGGCGGGCGCATGGTCGCGCTCGAACTCGCGACCGGCCAGCGGCTGTGGGAGCAGAATTTCGCCGGCATCTCGACGCCGTGGATCGCGGGCGAATGGCTGTTCGTCGTCACCGACGACGCGCGCCTCGTCTGCCTGTCGCGCACCAACGGCAAGGCGCGCTGGATCGCGCAGCTCCAGCGCTTCCAGAACGAGAAGAAGCGCAGCAACGCGGTCACCTGGTACGGTCCGGTGCTCGCGGGCAACCACCTGATCCTGACCAACTCGCGCGGCGAGATCGTCTATATCAACCCCGGCGACGGTGCGGTCGCCTCGACCGTCGAGACCAAGGTGCCGTTCACGCTGCCGCCGATCGTCGCCAACTCCACGCTCTACACGCTCGACCAGAAGGGCAAGATCACCGCGTATAGGTGA
- a CDS encoding tetratricopeptide repeat protein, whose amino-acid sequence MALPPKTDEAFLREVDEELRRDKLAGFWTNWGIWVGVAVVAALAALGCFLYWQHRQAEAAGIEGEQLQAAYDSLGASNVPAASKSLAELAGSNRDGYRALAMFTQADILLQKNDLKGAAAKFGAVAADASLAKPFRDLALVRQTSAEYDTLKPQVVVERLRPLAVPGGPWLGSAGEMVGVAYIRLNQRAQAGTLFGQIARDTNVPDTIRQRAVQMAGVLGVDAAPNATPTEVTK is encoded by the coding sequence TTGGCCCTGCCGCCGAAAACCGATGAAGCATTCCTGCGCGAGGTCGACGAGGAACTGCGTCGCGACAAGCTCGCCGGATTCTGGACCAACTGGGGCATCTGGGTCGGGGTGGCGGTCGTCGCCGCGCTCGCAGCCCTGGGCTGTTTCCTCTACTGGCAGCACCGCCAGGCCGAGGCCGCGGGTATCGAGGGCGAACAGCTCCAGGCCGCCTATGATTCGCTCGGCGCCAGCAACGTGCCCGCCGCGTCCAAGTCGCTGGCCGAACTCGCCGGCTCGAACCGCGACGGCTACCGCGCGCTGGCAATGTTCACGCAGGCCGACATCCTGCTCCAGAAGAACGACCTGAAGGGCGCCGCCGCCAAGTTCGGCGCGGTCGCCGCCGATGCGTCGCTGGCAAAACCGTTCCGCGATCTCGCGCTCGTCCGCCAGACCTCGGCGGAATATGACACGCTCAAGCCTCAGGTCGTGGTCGAGCGCCTGCGGCCGCTCGCGGTCCCGGGCGGGCCGTGGCTCGGCAGCGCGGGCGAGATGGTCGGCGTCGCCTATATCCGTCTCAACCAGCGCGCCCAGGCCGGCACGCTGTTCGGCCAGATCGCACGCGATACCAATGTCCCCGACACGATCCGTCAACGCGCGGTTCAGATGGCGGGCGTACTGGGCGTCGACGCCGCGCCGAACGCGACCCCTACCGAGGTAACGAAATGA
- the panB gene encoding 3-methyl-2-oxobutanoate hydroxymethyltransferase has product MSTTFQLDTATSRATPTPAPMKRLTVPAIQRRKGGEPLVMLTAYTARMAQLLDSHCDLLLVGDSLGQVIYGLPSTLAVTLDMMCAHGAAVVRGSYHSVVVIDMPFGSYEASPEAAFAAASRIMAETGAAAVKLEGGEAMAPTIAFLTARGIPVMAHIGLTPQAVNVLGGYGARGRTNAEHAKIIGDARAVAEAGAFAMVVEGVLEPLARTITAEVSCPVIGIGASADCDGQVLVTEDMLGLFDRTARFVKRYDDMAGRISAAVGDYAAEVRARTFPTSEQTYAAKE; this is encoded by the coding sequence ATGTCCACGACCTTCCAGCTCGACACCGCGACGAGTCGCGCCACGCCCACCCCCGCGCCGATGAAGCGCCTGACCGTGCCCGCGATCCAGCGTCGCAAGGGCGGCGAGCCGCTGGTCATGCTCACCGCCTATACCGCGCGGATGGCGCAACTGCTCGACAGCCATTGCGACCTTTTGCTGGTCGGCGACAGCCTGGGGCAGGTGATCTACGGCCTCCCCTCGACGCTCGCCGTCACGCTCGACATGATGTGCGCGCACGGCGCCGCGGTGGTGCGCGGCAGCTATCACAGCGTCGTCGTCATCGACATGCCGTTCGGCAGCTACGAGGCGAGTCCCGAAGCTGCCTTCGCCGCCGCCTCGCGGATCATGGCGGAGACCGGCGCGGCGGCGGTGAAGCTGGAAGGCGGCGAGGCGATGGCGCCGACGATCGCGTTCCTCACCGCGCGCGGGATCCCGGTGATGGCGCATATCGGCCTCACGCCGCAGGCGGTGAACGTGCTCGGCGGCTATGGCGCACGCGGGCGGACCAACGCCGAGCACGCCAAGATCATCGGCGACGCCCGTGCGGTCGCCGAGGCCGGCGCATTTGCGATGGTGGTGGAGGGCGTACTCGAACCGCTCGCGCGCACCATCACCGCGGAGGTGTCGTGCCCGGTGATCGGCATCGGCGCGTCGGCCGACTGCGACGGGCAAGTGCTGGTGACCGAGGACATGCTCGGCCTGTTCGATCGCACCGCGCGGTTCGTGAAGCGCTATGACGACATGGCCGGCCGCATTTCCGCCGCGGTCGGCGACTATGCCGCCGAAGTCCGGGCGCGGACCTTCCCGACGTCCGAGCAGACCTACGCGGCGAAGGAGTGA
- a CDS encoding DUF427 domain-containing protein, whose translation MPVATWNGTEIARSDDTVVVERNHYFPADSIDPALLEDSATTTHCPWKGDARYKTLVVDGQRNVDAVWYYPEPKDAAAEIKGRYAFWKGVTVA comes from the coding sequence ATGCCCGTCGCCACCTGGAACGGCACCGAAATCGCGCGCTCCGACGACACCGTCGTCGTCGAGCGCAACCATTATTTCCCCGCGGACAGCATCGACCCCGCGCTGCTCGAAGACAGCGCGACCACCACGCACTGCCCGTGGAAGGGCGACGCGCGGTACAAGACGCTCGTCGTCGACGGGCAACGCAACGTCGACGCAGTCTGGTACTATCCGGAACCCAAGGACGCCGCCGCCGAGATCAAGGGCCGCTACGCGTTCTGGAAGGGCGTGACGGTCGCGTGA